A DNA window from Akkermansiaceae bacterium contains the following coding sequences:
- a CDS encoding DUF1501 domain-containing protein → MNRRSFLKTSALASLAGPALANTTHVASMPKGKAEHCIFIWLGGGMSQIDTFDPKRRGTGKKPMVAGSDYDSIPTVVPGVNVTEHLGNCAKLMDRMTAVRTVFHGSGQEHAIATNFVHTARPISGSTIYPSIGSIVAHQRGAANPKVPAYMLIGFPSVSRGPGFLGSKYGNIYLTDVKAGPAGFTRPEYLDTKRMDARKQLLEPITAGVPKDSTIADYESAQVEALRLAGPEFMRNFDLSNESSDIRNGYAGEFGERCLVARRLIQDGVRFVEVSHNPGWVNGTGWDTHNAGQLQQHVLIRELDQVLATLIKDLEQKKLLDKTLVVVATEFGRPPEFDGGGGRGHQASAFTMVLAGGGLNHKGAYGTTDELSKKIVENPVSTPDFHATIHAALGINPSHELMDSTRPVPITDGGVPIAALFG, encoded by the coding sequence ATGAACCGCCGTTCCTTCCTCAAAACCTCCGCCCTCGCCTCGCTGGCCGGCCCGGCTCTGGCCAACACCACCCACGTCGCCTCCATGCCGAAGGGCAAGGCGGAACACTGCATCTTCATCTGGCTCGGCGGCGGCATGTCGCAGATCGACACCTTCGACCCGAAACGCCGCGGCACCGGCAAGAAGCCGATGGTCGCCGGATCCGATTATGATTCGATCCCGACGGTCGTCCCCGGCGTGAATGTCACGGAGCACCTGGGCAACTGCGCGAAGCTGATGGACCGCATGACCGCCGTCCGCACCGTCTTCCACGGTTCCGGCCAGGAACACGCCATCGCCACCAACTTCGTCCACACCGCCCGCCCCATCAGCGGCAGCACGATCTATCCGTCCATCGGCTCGATCGTGGCGCACCAGCGCGGTGCCGCGAACCCGAAGGTGCCCGCCTACATGCTCATCGGCTTCCCCAGCGTCAGCCGCGGCCCGGGCTTCCTCGGCTCGAAGTATGGCAACATCTACCTCACCGACGTGAAGGCCGGTCCCGCCGGATTCACCCGCCCGGAGTATCTCGACACGAAGCGGATGGACGCTCGCAAGCAACTGCTGGAGCCGATCACCGCCGGTGTGCCGAAGGACTCCACCATCGCCGACTATGAATCCGCGCAGGTCGAGGCGCTGCGTCTCGCCGGACCGGAGTTCATGCGCAACTTCGACCTGTCCAATGAATCCTCCGACATCCGCAACGGCTATGCGGGCGAGTTCGGCGAGCGCTGCCTCGTCGCCCGCCGCCTCATCCAGGATGGCGTGCGCTTCGTGGAAGTGTCGCACAATCCGGGATGGGTGAACGGCACCGGCTGGGACACCCACAACGCGGGCCAGCTCCAGCAGCACGTCCTCATCCGCGAACTTGACCAGGTGCTGGCCACCCTCATCAAGGACCTGGAACAGAAGAAGCTCCTCGACAAGACGCTGGTTGTGGTCGCCACGGAGTTCGGCCGTCCGCCGGAGTTCGACGGCGGTGGTGGCCGCGGCCACCAGGCATCCGCCTTCACCATGGTCCTCGCGGGCGGCGGACTCAACCACAAGGGCGCCTACGGCACCACCGATGAGCTTTCCAAGAAGATCGTCGAGAACCCGGTTTCCACTCCGGATTTCCACGCCACCATCCACGCCGCCCTCGGCATCAACCCGAGCCACGAACTGATGGACTCCACCCGCCCGGTGCCGATCACGGACGGCGGTGTGCCCATCGCGGCGCTGTTCGGCTGA
- a CDS encoding autotransporter-associated beta strand repeat-containing protein, translating into MKPPSSRFPRSLSSGCLSIHLAVTFSLACASSAQAVNLYWDINGTDPNTGATGSGTWNDSNTFWNDDATGTGGNLRAATTSADDLFFSSGSGLTAGTITVASGRTAGTITFEESGIYTLNGGNITLAGLTFNNGTGANVINSALVLGSAATFRSDDDSNQTITGGITGTASLSLQANSTGNLTFSTGAINHAGTLTNEGTGTGTVTINSQIGANVTSVIQNSTTSRLAIFGAGGVAGYGNLTVKAGTVEVRSNSTTPIAASAQIILGDTVANAADVTLIFQGSSATFTTPISLASGTTGKITIGGMNTGTAINVNSNITGTNNFEISNALGASANTSALNFSTGEINHTGTLTNVTGGTSTNVAHGMVVINSVIGSNVTGVIQNSASANRVMRLNGNNTYVGETTVTNGTLAIGHNNALGSTAGGTSIGSAGVLRLHDNITVTGEALTINGSSSGNALVNGDGNNVWAGTINANVVPGNVRIASGSGHLEIRGNVTISGNSSSGLVLTGTSDGEISGNIGQSGTGAKTLFKTSSGTWVLSGTNTYTGATNIYAGTISVDSISSRLGSLATASIQLGDGASTGRLLYTGAGNETSTRPFILRSTSSGGGIIDQSGGGELKLTGTITSASSTEAKTLTLQGSTSGTGELGGVISDGGASATSVEKNGTGTWTLSGASTYTGATTARGGHLIITGKLNSTTRLTVDHATVTLGAADAVNHSATVILAEGAVLQAGNFTNTFAALTVSGNAVLAMSGTNGIITFGESISADWTGGALSITGWNGLESGGGTERVIFENAGLTAGQLAQITFVNPEGFAPGTYGAAFIGNEIVPLIPEPSVLLTGAMGTLALAMRRRRISV; encoded by the coding sequence ATGAAACCCCCGTCCAGCCGCTTTCCGCGTTCCCTGTCATCCGGATGTCTCTCCATCCATCTGGCGGTGACCTTCAGCCTTGCCTGCGCCTCATCCGCGCAAGCCGTCAACCTCTACTGGGACATCAACGGCACGGATCCGAACACAGGGGCCACCGGCAGCGGCACATGGAACGACAGCAACACTTTCTGGAACGATGACGCCACCGGCACCGGTGGCAACCTGCGGGCGGCGACGACTTCGGCGGACGATCTGTTTTTCTCATCCGGCAGCGGACTCACCGCAGGAACCATCACCGTCGCCAGCGGGCGCACGGCGGGCACCATCACCTTCGAGGAAAGCGGCATCTACACCCTGAACGGCGGGAACATCACCCTGGCCGGCCTGACGTTCAACAACGGCACGGGGGCGAATGTCATCAACTCCGCCCTGGTTCTGGGAAGCGCCGCCACCTTCCGGAGCGACGACGACAGCAACCAGACCATCACCGGCGGCATCACCGGTACGGCGAGCCTTTCCCTCCAGGCGAACAGCACGGGCAATCTCACGTTTTCAACCGGAGCCATCAATCACGCAGGAACGCTCACCAACGAAGGCACGGGTACGGGGACCGTCACGATCAACTCACAGATCGGGGCGAACGTGACCAGCGTGATCCAGAACTCCACCACCTCCCGGCTCGCCATCTTCGGAGCGGGTGGTGTGGCGGGTTACGGCAACCTGACGGTCAAGGCGGGCACCGTGGAGGTCCGCTCCAACTCCACCACCCCCATCGCCGCCTCCGCCCAGATCATCCTCGGCGACACGGTGGCCAATGCCGCCGATGTGACGCTGATCTTCCAGGGCAGCTCTGCCACATTCACAACCCCCATCTCGCTCGCTTCCGGCACAACGGGGAAGATCACCATCGGCGGCATGAACACCGGCACGGCGATCAACGTCAACAGCAACATCACCGGCACGAACAACTTCGAGATCAGCAACGCCCTCGGTGCCAGCGCGAACACCTCCGCGCTGAATTTCTCAACCGGTGAGATCAACCATACCGGCACCCTCACCAACGTGACCGGAGGCACCTCCACCAATGTGGCGCACGGCATGGTGGTCATCAACTCCGTGATCGGTTCCAACGTGACCGGCGTCATCCAGAACTCCGCGAGCGCCAACCGCGTGATGCGCCTGAACGGCAACAACACCTACGTCGGGGAAACCACCGTCACCAATGGAACCCTGGCCATCGGGCACAACAACGCGCTCGGCTCCACCGCGGGAGGCACTTCCATCGGTTCCGCCGGCGTCCTGCGCCTCCACGACAACATCACCGTCACCGGAGAAGCCCTCACCATCAACGGGTCGAGTTCCGGCAACGCGCTCGTCAACGGAGACGGCAACAACGTCTGGGCGGGAACAATCAATGCGAACGTCGTCCCCGGCAATGTCCGCATCGCAAGCGGTTCCGGACACCTTGAGATCCGGGGGAATGTCACCATCTCCGGCAACAGCTCGAGCGGACTGGTCCTGACCGGCACGTCCGATGGCGAAATCAGCGGCAACATCGGCCAGAGCGGGACCGGAGCCAAAACCCTCTTCAAGACTTCCAGCGGCACCTGGGTCCTTTCCGGCACCAACACCTATACCGGCGCCACCAACATCTACGCCGGAACCATCTCAGTGGATTCTATTTCCAGCCGCCTGGGTTCATTGGCCACGGCGTCCATCCAGTTGGGTGATGGGGCCTCCACCGGTCGCCTGCTCTACACCGGAGCGGGGAACGAAACCAGCACGCGCCCTTTCATCCTGCGCTCCACCAGCTCCGGAGGTGGCATCATCGACCAATCCGGCGGAGGCGAACTAAAGCTCACGGGAACCATCACTTCGGCCAGCAGTACGGAAGCCAAGACACTCACCCTGCAGGGTTCCACCTCCGGAACCGGTGAACTCGGCGGCGTCATCAGTGATGGGGGAGCCTCCGCCACCAGCGTGGAGAAGAATGGCACCGGCACCTGGACACTCTCCGGGGCCAGCACCTACACCGGAGCCACCACCGCGCGGGGAGGCCACCTCATCATCACAGGAAAGCTCAACAGCACCACCCGACTCACCGTGGACCATGCCACGGTCACCCTCGGAGCCGCGGATGCCGTGAACCACAGCGCGACCGTGATCCTCGCCGAAGGCGCGGTGCTCCAGGCCGGGAATTTCACCAACACCTTCGCGGCCCTGACCGTTTCCGGAAACGCGGTCCTGGCCATGTCCGGCACGAACGGGATCATCACCTTCGGGGAATCGATATCGGCCGACTGGACCGGCGGGGCCCTTTCCATCACCGGATGGAATGGACTGGAAAGCGGAGGCGGCACGGAACGCGTCATCTTCGAAAACGCGGGCCTCACCGCCGGGCAGCTCGCCCAGATCACTTTCGTCAATCCGGAAGGCTTCGCGCCGGGAACCTACGGCGCCGCGTTCATCGGCAACGAAATCGTCCCCCTCATCCCGGAGCCATCCGTGCTGCTGACCGGAGCGATGGGGACATTGGCCCTCGCCATGCGCCGCCGCAGGATTTCCGTTTGA